Proteins encoded together in one Musa acuminata AAA Group cultivar baxijiao chromosome BXJ3-6, Cavendish_Baxijiao_AAA, whole genome shotgun sequence window:
- the LOC135639975 gene encoding uncharacterized protein LOC135639975 gives MYASSVSPPSHHPSSFPARLPSRQAGPRLPNWPSSIRSAASRRRACCWQYSGGGLVDRSMIVLRKRIHEMKLAESNYEAPSGWMDWEKRYYTSYHADVCEILCLLQTLLMGTRPGVAIGMMAVLVLSVPTSAMFISFHLIAAANSILAGTHLG, from the coding sequence ATGTATGCTTCCTCCGTCTCCCCCCCATCCCACCACCCTTCGTCGTTCCCGGCCCGACTTCCGAGCCGGCAGGCCGGACCGCGGCTCCCAAACTGGCCGAGTTCGATCCGATCCGCCGCCTCGAGGAGACGCGCCTGCTGTTGGCAGTACAGCGGCGGCGGGCTGGTGGACCGGAGCATGATCGTGCTGAGGAAGAGGATCCACGAGATGAAATTGGCGGAGAGCAATTACGAGGCGCCGTCGGGATGGATGGACTGGGAGAAGAGGTACTACACCAGCTACCACGCCGACGTGTGCGAGATCCTGTGCTTGTTGCAGACGCTGCTGATGGGCACACGGCCGGGCGTGGCCATCGGGATGATGGCCGTCCTCGTGTTGAGCGTGCCCACCTCTGCCATGTTTATATCCTTCCATCTGATCGCGGCCGCCAACTCGATCCTCGCCGGAACGCACCTCGGTTGA
- the LOC135580816 gene encoding probable pectinesterase 53 isoform X4, translated as MFRFQSVAFIIILLVLVDSGQVHCHTKGLRPGRRAPPPVNSTSAWMVEQQFMRWVRLVGGLRHSVFGRALNKAFPSYTLTVDKNPSVGDFTTIQEAVDSLPLINLVRVVIKVNAGTYTEKVNVSPMRAFITIQGAGADKTVVQWGDTAETLGPKKQPIGTFNSATFAVNAPYFIARNITFKNTTPVPPPGAMGKQAVSLRISGDTAAFVGCKFLGAQDTLYDHVGRHYYKDCYIEGSVDFIFGNALSLYEGCHVHAIAQNYGALTAQNRMSLLEDTGFSFVNCKVTGSGALYLGRAWGTFSRVIFAYTYMDDIILPRGWYNWGDPNREMVFDVKHLHILGQN; from the exons ATGTTCAGGTTCCAGTCCGTGGCATTCATCATAATCCTTCTGGTGCTGGTAGACTCCGGCCAGGTGCACTGCCACACCAAGGGACTCCGGCCGGGGCGCCGAGCGCCGCCGCCGGTGAACTCCACGAGCGCCTGGATGGTGGAACAGCAGTTCATGCGGTGGGTCAGGTTGGTCGGCGGCCTCCGGCACAGCGTCTTCGGCAGGGCGCTGAACAAGGCGTTTCCCTCATACACGCTCACCGTCGATAAGAACCCGTCGGTcggggacttcacgacgatccagGAGGCCGTCGACTCGCTTCCTCTGATCAATCTGGTGAGGGTTGTGATCAAGGTCAATGCCGGCACGTACAC GGAGAAGGTGAACGTGTCACCGATGAGAGCCTTCATCACCATCCAAGGAGCAGGAGCAGACAAGACGGTGGTTCAGTGGGGTGACACAGCTGAAACACTCGGGCCAAAGAAGCAGCCCATTGGGACCTTCAATTCAGCCACCTTCGCCGTCAATGCTCCTTATTTCATCGCAAGGAACATCACTTTCAAG AACACCACCCCTGTTCCACCGCCAGGGGCGATGGGAAAGCAGGCGGTGTCGCTGAGGATATCAGGAGACACAGCAGCCTTTGTGGGATGCAAGTTTCTGGGGGCGCAGGACACGCTCTATGATCACGTTGGCAGGCATTACTACAAGGACTGCTACATCGAGGGCTCCGTGGATTTCATCTTTGGAAATGCTCTCTCCCTCTACGAG GGGTGTCATGTGCACGCCATAGCGCAGAACTACGGAGCCTTGACGGCGCAGAACCGGATGAGCCTGTTGGAGGACACGGGGTTCTCGTTCGTGAACTGCAAGGTGACGGGGTCGGGGGCGCTGTACCTTGGCCGGGCGTGGGGAACCTTCTCCAGAGTCATCTTCGCCTACACTTACATGGACGACATCATACTCCCCCGAGGGTGGTACAATTGGGGAGACCCCAACAGAGAAAT GGTGTTCGACGTAAAGCATTTACATATCTTAGGTCAAAATTGA
- the LOC135580816 gene encoding probable pectinesterase 53 isoform X2 codes for MFRFQSVAFIIILLVLVDSGQVHCHTKGLRPGRRAPPPVNSTSAWMVEQQFMRWVRLVGGLRHSVFGRALNKAFPSYTLTVDKNPSVGDFTTIQEAVDSLPLINLVRVVIKVNAGTYTEKVNVSPMRAFITIQGAGADKTVVQWGDTAETLGPKKQPIGTFNSATFAVNAPYFIARNITFKNTTPVPPPGAMGKQAVSLRISGDTAAFVGCKFLGAQDTLYDHVGRHYYKDCYIEGSVDFIFGNALSLYEGCHVHAIAQNYGALTAQNRMSLLEDTGFSFVNCKVTGSGALYLGRAWGTFSRVIFAYTYMDDIILPRGWYNWGDPNREMTVFYGQYKCTGPGASYAGRVSWSRELTDEEAKPFISMSFIDGSEWIKL; via the exons ATGTTCAGGTTCCAGTCCGTGGCATTCATCATAATCCTTCTGGTGCTGGTAGACTCCGGCCAGGTGCACTGCCACACCAAGGGACTCCGGCCGGGGCGCCGAGCGCCGCCGCCGGTGAACTCCACGAGCGCCTGGATGGTGGAACAGCAGTTCATGCGGTGGGTCAGGTTGGTCGGCGGCCTCCGGCACAGCGTCTTCGGCAGGGCGCTGAACAAGGCGTTTCCCTCATACACGCTCACCGTCGATAAGAACCCGTCGGTcggggacttcacgacgatccagGAGGCCGTCGACTCGCTTCCTCTGATCAATCTGGTGAGGGTTGTGATCAAGGTCAATGCCGGCACGTACAC GGAGAAGGTGAACGTGTCACCGATGAGAGCCTTCATCACCATCCAAGGAGCAGGAGCAGACAAGACGGTGGTTCAGTGGGGTGACACAGCTGAAACACTCGGGCCAAAGAAGCAGCCCATTGGGACCTTCAATTCAGCCACCTTCGCCGTCAATGCTCCTTATTTCATCGCAAGGAACATCACTTTCAAG AACACCACCCCTGTTCCACCGCCAGGGGCGATGGGAAAGCAGGCGGTGTCGCTGAGGATATCAGGAGACACAGCAGCCTTTGTGGGATGCAAGTTTCTGGGGGCGCAGGACACGCTCTATGATCACGTTGGCAGGCATTACTACAAGGACTGCTACATCGAGGGCTCCGTGGATTTCATCTTTGGAAATGCTCTCTCCCTCTACGAG GGGTGTCATGTGCACGCCATAGCGCAGAACTACGGAGCCTTGACGGCGCAGAACCGGATGAGCCTGTTGGAGGACACGGGGTTCTCGTTCGTGAACTGCAAGGTGACGGGGTCGGGGGCGCTGTACCTTGGCCGGGCGTGGGGAACCTTCTCCAGAGTCATCTTCGCCTACACTTACATGGACGACATCATACTCCCCCGAGGGTGGTACAATTGGGGAGACCCCAACAGAGAAAT GACCGTGTTCTATGGACAATACAAGTGCACGGGCCCAGGGGCGAGCTACGCAGGAAGGGTGTCATGGTCGAGAGAGCTCACGGACGAGGAAGCCAAGCCGTTCATCTCCATGAGCTTCATTGATGGGTCTGAGTGGATCAAACTGTGA
- the LOC135580816 gene encoding probable pectinesterase 53 isoform X3 produces MFRFQSVAFIIILLVLVDSGQVHCHTKGLRPGRRAPPPVNSTSAWMVEQQFMRWVRLVGGLRHSVFGRALNKAFPSYTLTVDKNPSVGDFTTIQEAVDSLPLINLVRVVIKVNAGTYTEKVNVSPMRAFITIQGAGADKTVVQWGDTAETLGPKKQPIGTFNSATFAVNAPYFIARNITFKNTTPVPPPGAMGKQAVSLRISGDTAAFVGCKFLGAQDTLYDHVGRHYYKDCYIEGSVDFIFGNALSLYEGCHVHAIAQNYGALTAQNRMSLLEDTGFSFVNCKVTGSGALYLGRAWGTFSRVIFAYTYMDDIILPRGWYNWGDPNREMSKAECTAHPQNLALLGALVQQVTPLCDR; encoded by the exons ATGTTCAGGTTCCAGTCCGTGGCATTCATCATAATCCTTCTGGTGCTGGTAGACTCCGGCCAGGTGCACTGCCACACCAAGGGACTCCGGCCGGGGCGCCGAGCGCCGCCGCCGGTGAACTCCACGAGCGCCTGGATGGTGGAACAGCAGTTCATGCGGTGGGTCAGGTTGGTCGGCGGCCTCCGGCACAGCGTCTTCGGCAGGGCGCTGAACAAGGCGTTTCCCTCATACACGCTCACCGTCGATAAGAACCCGTCGGTcggggacttcacgacgatccagGAGGCCGTCGACTCGCTTCCTCTGATCAATCTGGTGAGGGTTGTGATCAAGGTCAATGCCGGCACGTACAC GGAGAAGGTGAACGTGTCACCGATGAGAGCCTTCATCACCATCCAAGGAGCAGGAGCAGACAAGACGGTGGTTCAGTGGGGTGACACAGCTGAAACACTCGGGCCAAAGAAGCAGCCCATTGGGACCTTCAATTCAGCCACCTTCGCCGTCAATGCTCCTTATTTCATCGCAAGGAACATCACTTTCAAG AACACCACCCCTGTTCCACCGCCAGGGGCGATGGGAAAGCAGGCGGTGTCGCTGAGGATATCAGGAGACACAGCAGCCTTTGTGGGATGCAAGTTTCTGGGGGCGCAGGACACGCTCTATGATCACGTTGGCAGGCATTACTACAAGGACTGCTACATCGAGGGCTCCGTGGATTTCATCTTTGGAAATGCTCTCTCCCTCTACGAG GGGTGTCATGTGCACGCCATAGCGCAGAACTACGGAGCCTTGACGGCGCAGAACCGGATGAGCCTGTTGGAGGACACGGGGTTCTCGTTCGTGAACTGCAAGGTGACGGGGTCGGGGGCGCTGTACCTTGGCCGGGCGTGGGGAACCTTCTCCAGAGTCATCTTCGCCTACACTTACATGGACGACATCATACTCCCCCGAGGGTGGTACAATTGGGGAGACCCCAACAGAGAAAT GAGCAAAGCTGAATGCACTGCTCATCCTCAAAATCTAGCATTGTTGGGAGCCCTTGTGCAGCAAGTCACCCCATTATGCGATAGATGA
- the LOC135580816 gene encoding probable pectinesterase 53 isoform X1, with amino-acid sequence MFRFQSVAFIIILLVLVDSGQVHCHTKGLRPGRRAPPPVNSTSAWMVEQQFMRWVRLVGGLRHSVFGRALNKAFPSYTLTVDKNPSVGDFTTIQEAVDSLPLINLVRVVIKVNAGTYTEKVNVSPMRAFITIQGAGADKTVVQWGDTAETLGPKKQPIGTFNSATFAVNAPYFIARNITFKVCVSCSIRMEFVWRPDPVLLLALLGFQNTTPVPPPGAMGKQAVSLRISGDTAAFVGCKFLGAQDTLYDHVGRHYYKDCYIEGSVDFIFGNALSLYEGCHVHAIAQNYGALTAQNRMSLLEDTGFSFVNCKVTGSGALYLGRAWGTFSRVIFAYTYMDDIILPRGWYNWGDPNREMTVFYGQYKCTGPGASYAGRVSWSRELTDEEAKPFISMSFIDGSEWIKL; translated from the exons ATGTTCAGGTTCCAGTCCGTGGCATTCATCATAATCCTTCTGGTGCTGGTAGACTCCGGCCAGGTGCACTGCCACACCAAGGGACTCCGGCCGGGGCGCCGAGCGCCGCCGCCGGTGAACTCCACGAGCGCCTGGATGGTGGAACAGCAGTTCATGCGGTGGGTCAGGTTGGTCGGCGGCCTCCGGCACAGCGTCTTCGGCAGGGCGCTGAACAAGGCGTTTCCCTCATACACGCTCACCGTCGATAAGAACCCGTCGGTcggggacttcacgacgatccagGAGGCCGTCGACTCGCTTCCTCTGATCAATCTGGTGAGGGTTGTGATCAAGGTCAATGCCGGCACGTACAC GGAGAAGGTGAACGTGTCACCGATGAGAGCCTTCATCACCATCCAAGGAGCAGGAGCAGACAAGACGGTGGTTCAGTGGGGTGACACAGCTGAAACACTCGGGCCAAAGAAGCAGCCCATTGGGACCTTCAATTCAGCCACCTTCGCCGTCAATGCTCCTTATTTCATCGCAAGGAACATCACTTTCAAGGTATGTGTTTCGTGTTCCATCAGAATGGAGTTTGTGTGGCGTCCTGATCCTGTTCTCTTGCTTGCTTTGTTGGGGTTTCAGAACACCACCCCTGTTCCACCGCCAGGGGCGATGGGAAAGCAGGCGGTGTCGCTGAGGATATCAGGAGACACAGCAGCCTTTGTGGGATGCAAGTTTCTGGGGGCGCAGGACACGCTCTATGATCACGTTGGCAGGCATTACTACAAGGACTGCTACATCGAGGGCTCCGTGGATTTCATCTTTGGAAATGCTCTCTCCCTCTACGAG GGGTGTCATGTGCACGCCATAGCGCAGAACTACGGAGCCTTGACGGCGCAGAACCGGATGAGCCTGTTGGAGGACACGGGGTTCTCGTTCGTGAACTGCAAGGTGACGGGGTCGGGGGCGCTGTACCTTGGCCGGGCGTGGGGAACCTTCTCCAGAGTCATCTTCGCCTACACTTACATGGACGACATCATACTCCCCCGAGGGTGGTACAATTGGGGAGACCCCAACAGAGAAAT GACCGTGTTCTATGGACAATACAAGTGCACGGGCCCAGGGGCGAGCTACGCAGGAAGGGTGTCATGGTCGAGAGAGCTCACGGACGAGGAAGCCAAGCCGTTCATCTCCATGAGCTTCATTGATGGGTCTGAGTGGATCAAACTGTGA
- the LOC135639475 gene encoding uncharacterized protein LOC135639475 has product MDPCPFVRLIVESLVLKLPAISRPAGPGVHPSTTPCFCSIELQDCPSSSHTTPLPVAADPTSTTNLMEAPASAVPSAPVAISLDPATLQRLSGKRGSLTVSVYVGRTGSTCGFSSGRLLGRVRVAVDLEIAPARATVAQSGWVMVGHGRSAARLHLVVRSEPDPRFVFQFGGEPECSPVVYQIQGNCGSSRSGCIRQPVFSCRFSIDRRRSTRSSSISLPSDAASHNNSMRCWFGSLGAEKNQRRREQRKGWTVTIHDLSGSPVAAASMVTPFVPSPGSDRVSRSDPGAWLILRAIVPPSSSSSSSSSTNWKPWGRLEAWRERGAVDALGCRFELVPDTGPIGGVPIAESSLSVRKGGHFCIDPSVIGDVVAGPWPFLGGFVMGSTVEGEGKASKPSVQVGVQHVSCMADVALFIALSAAIDLSMDACQLFSQKLRKELCKDQQDCSL; this is encoded by the exons ATGGATCCTTGTCCCTTCGTTCGGCTTATCGTCGAATCCCTCGTGCTCAAGCTGCCGGCCATATCGAGGCCCGCCGGCCCGGGCGTGCACCCCTCGACCACCCCATGCTTCTGCTCTATCGAGCTCCAGGACTGCCCCTCCTCGTCCCACACCACCCCTCTCCCCGTCGCCGCCGACCCCACGTCGACGACCAATCTGATGGAGGCGCCCGCGTCCGCAGTCCCCTCCGCACCGGTGGCCATCAGCCTCGACCCGGCCACGCTGCAGCGGCTGTCGGGCAAGCGGGGGAGCCTGACCGTGTCGGTCTACGTGGGCCGAACGGGGAGCACGTGCGGGTTCAGCTCGGGGCGCCTGCTGGGGCGGGTGCGGGTGGCGGTGGACCTGGAGATCGCGCCGGCAAGGGCGACGGTGGCGCAGAGCGGGTGGGTGATGGTGGGGCACGGGCGGTCGGCGGCGCGCCTTCACCTGGTGGTGCGATCGGAGCCGGACCCCCGATTCGTGTTTCAGTTTGGCGGCGAGCCGGAGTGCAGCCCGGTGGTGTATCAGATACAGGGTAACTGCGGCAGCAGCCGCAGCGGGTGTATTCGGCAGCCTGTCTTCAGCTGCCGCTTCTCCATCGACCGTAGGCGGAGCACCCGATCCTCGTCTAT ATCACTGCCATCTGATGCTGCTTCCCACAACAATAGCATGAGATGCTGGTTTGGCTCCTTAGGGGCAGAGAAGAACCAACGAAGAAGGGAGCAGCGCAAGGGCTGGACTGTGACGATACATGACCTCTCGGGATCCCCGGTGGCCGCCGCGTCCATGGTCACGCCCTTCGTGCCGTCCCCCGGCTCCGACCGCGTCTCCAGATCCGACCCCGGCGCCTGGCTTATCCTCCGGGCCATCgtccccccctcctcctcctcctcatcctcatcctccaCCAACTGGAAGCCGTGGGGCCGCCTCGAGGCCTGGCGAGAACGAGGAGCCGTGGACGCCCTGGGCTGCAGGTTCGAGCTGGTGCCGGACACCGGACCCATCGGCGGCGTGCCCATCGCCGAGTCCTCCCTCAGCGTCCGCAAAGGTGGCCACTTCTGCATCGATCCCAGCGTCATCGGGGACGTGGTGGCCGGTCCGTGGCCATTCCTCGGAGGCTTCGTGATGGGATCCACCGTCGAGGGGGAGGGGAAGGCGAGCAAGCCGTCGGTGCAGGTCGGGGTGCAGCACGTGTCGTGCATGGCCGACGTCGCGCTATTTATAGCCCTCTCTGCCGCCATTGATCTTAGCATGGACGCCTGTCAGCTGTTCTCCCAGAAGCTGAGGAAGGAGCTTTGCAAAGACCAGCAAGATTGTAGCCTCTAA
- the LOC135640205 gene encoding protein IQ-domain 26-like, whose product MGRATRWLRSLLGRKKDPKVHKDNASTNGYEMKDRMRWSFARPRQAESMCSSPVSATEAAWLRSFYDDTEEESKHAMAVAVATAAAANVAATAAQAAMVRLKGLGREGATPCSSYQWWAVVKIQTAFRCHLAKKALRALKGLVKLQALVRGCLVRKQAAITLRRLQALVRAQAVVRPREARVLPHQSRRFDAEFCHRTSFGRFDNRGDRCRHIGLEQSNDLDASPKILEMDTFQLRSKSFRRTSSNFDESMVPISSPLPFKVPSRLSISSCRNPDKSPNSKTAQNTPRLRPETPARSTTADMVRRQTPSPSSCPNYMANTSSFAAKVRPQSTPKQRPEKAASPRKKKVLASETESRTRSPLRAHNAYNLYNGTVGKLDRSAKSLRKAARDHYIDCMW is encoded by the exons ATGGGCAGGGCTACTAGGTGGCTGAGGAGCCTTCTTGGGAGGAAGAAGGATCCGAAGGTCCACAAGGACAATGCCAGCACCAATGGCTACGAAATGAAAGATAGGATGCGGTGGAGCTTTGCCAGACCACGGCAAGCGGAAAGCATGTGTAGCAGTCCCGTGTCAGCGACGGAGGCGGCGTGGTTGAGGTCGTTCTACGACGACACCGAGGAGGAGAGCAAGCACGCCATGGCGGTGGCGGTAGCCACTGCAGCAGCTGCCAATGTGGCCGCGACGGCAGCTCAGGCGGCGATGGTGCGGCTGAAAGGCCTGGGCAGAGAAGGAGCAACGCCCTGTAGCAGCTACCAGTGGTGGGCTGTTGTCAAGATCCAGACTGCCTTCAGATGCCACTTG GCAAAGAAAGCTCTTCGAGCACTCAAAGGCTTGGTGAAGCTGCAGGCTCTGGTAAGAGGCTGCCTCGTGAGAAAGCAAGCAGCCATAACCCTCCGCAGACTACAAGCTCTCGTAAGAGCTCAAGCTGTTGTTAGGCCTCGAGAAGCTCGTGTTCTTCCCCACCAAAGTCGAAGATTCGATGCAGAATTCTGCCATCGGACATCCTTT GGAAGGTTCGATAACAGAGGCGATAGGTGCAGGCACATCGGATTAGAACAGAGCAATGACTTGGATGCAAGTCCAAAGATCCTGGAGATGGACACTTTCCAACTCAGGTCCAAGTCGTTCCGGAGAACAAGTTCTAACTTCGACGAATCTATGGTACCAATTTCCTCTCCACTCCCATTCAAGGTTCCATCTCGACTCTCCATTTCCAGCTGCCGAAACCCTGACAAATCCCCCAACTCCAAGACGGCACAAAACACTCCTCGCCTCAGGCCAGAAACGCCGGCGAGGAGCACGACCGCCGATATGGTTCGACGGCAAACCCCGAGCCCCTCAAGCTGTCCAAACTACATGGCAAACACGTCGTCCTTTGCGGCGAAGGTGAGGCCACAAAGCACGCCAAAGCAGAGGCCGGAGAAGGCCGCCAGCCCGAGGAAGAAGAAGGTCCTCGCAAGCGAGACCGAGTCGAGGACTAGGTCTCCCTTACGAGCACATAATGCGTATAACCTCTACAATGGAACGGTTGGGAAGCTTGATAGGTCTGCTAAGTCATTGAGGAAAGCAGCCAGGGATCACTACATAGATTGCATGTGGTGA